Below is a genomic region from Thunnus albacares chromosome 4, fThuAlb1.1, whole genome shotgun sequence.
CTGGCctttaaaaaagtacaaatcaaaaaattaatgtaagtttgttttacacttttattatttatttattattatttattatttatttattatttcaaattatttgAATGATTACTTTTTATTCAAGTAGaagttgttttcattgttaatatatttctattttccTGTTGTAGACCAGGAAGTGTTGTTGCAGAGAGTGTAGCGGAGTACAACTATCtgaacaatgaaacacaaatcCACTATGTCAACACTGAGCTACATGGTGTGTTGACCAACATTTTGAATGACACAAGCAACCTCAATAAGATTTCTCGGGCATTTGGTAATGCCACTGTGCAGTTATATGGACTAACCGTCCAGTCACCTGAGATTAAAAGTAAGTGACTATATGTCAACTCTGAATGTGTATTTCAAATATTGCTTATTTGAAAGTTCATTCAATTTGTCgaaatttctatttttgtgtgACGACACTCatacaaaatgattaatttgtaacattttttttattcaatcaGATATCACGGACCTGAAGCCTTTTGTTAACTGCAGTCGGTTTGCCAATTACACTGCTGAGATTAATAATGGTCAATGGCAGTGTTTTGGACCATGCAAAATATACCCTGATTACTGTCATCATCATGGTGAATGTCTGAACGATATTTACAAAGGGCCCATTTGCCTGGAGACATTTACAACTTCATCATCCATCGAGTCACAATCTACATCTTTTACCACGGTGACAGccacaggaacaactgaatcaaaGGTGTCAACCTCAACTctcaccacaaatgaagttacCAAGAGTACCAACTCTGATCATTCCACAACTGTCAGTTCCCccacaaatacagaggtttcacccagttcatcctccacattccctCCAATAAGCACTCATATGAACACAACTCAGATTCCGCTAACAAGCCaagaatcatcaacaacaataatgttctcaaccacagagccacagtctacatctgttACGACAGTGATACCCACAGGAACATCtgaatcatcagcatcatcctcAGTACTCACCACAATTGGAGTTACAGCAACTATCAACACTGATCATTCTACAACACCTAGGAATTTCCCGACAAGTACAGAGGTATCAACCAGTTTACCTTCCAGAATCCCAACAACcagcactcacacaaacacaactcagcttcCACCAAGCAGCCAGTTATCATCTACAACAATAATGTCCTCACCCACAGAGACACAGTCTACATCTCAGACAATGGCAACACccacaggaacaactgaatcaatggtgtcaacctcaacactcaccacaaatgaagttacTAAAAGTACCAACACTGATCGTACCACAACGTTCAGTTCCCccacaaatacagaggtttcacccagttcatcctccacattccctCCAATAAGCACTCATATGAACACAACTCAGATTCCGCTAACAAGCCaagaatcatcaacaacaataatgttctcaaccacagagccacagtctacatctgttACGACAGTGATACCCACAGGAACATCtgaatcatcagcatcatcctcAGTACTCACCACAATTGGAGTTACAGCAACTATCAACACTAATCATTCTACAACACCTAGGAATTTCCCGACAAGTACAGAGGTATCAACCAGTTTACCTTCCAGAATCCCAACAACcagcactcacacaaacacaactcagcttcCACCAAGCAGCCAGTTATCATCTACAACAATAATGTCCTCACCCACTGAGTCACAATCTACATCTGTGACAATGGTGACACccacaggaacaactgaatcaGTGGTGTCAACCAcaacactcaccacaaatgaGCTTAGTAAAACTACCAACACTGATCATTCCACAAGAGCCACCAATTTACCAacaaatacagaggtttcaCCCAGTTCACCCTCCACTTCCCTGCCTTTAACCACTGATTTTAGTCAAACATCTCCTGGACTCAAATCCGAAACACCAACTAATCCAGATACAACTCAGCTTTTGCTAAGCAGCCAGGAAACATCTTCAACAAAAGTGTCCTCCcctgcagagccacagtctacatcttTTACCACGGTGACACccacaggaacaactgaatcaaaGGTGTCAACCTCAACTCTCTTCACAAATGAAGTTACCAAGAGTACCAACTCTGATCATTCCACAACTGTCAGTTCCCccacaaatacagaggtttcacccagttcatcctccacattccctCCAATAAGCACTCATATGAACACAACTCAGATTCTGCTAACAAGCCaagaatcatcaacaacaataatgttctcaaccacagagccacagtctacatctgttACGACAGTGATACCCACAGGAACATCtgaatcatcagcatcatcctcAGTACTCACCACAATTGGAGTTACAGCAACTATCAACACTGATCATTCTACAACACCTAGGAATTTCCCGACAAGTACAGAGGTATCAACCAGTTTACCTTCCAGAATCCCAACAACcagcactcacacaaacacaactcagcttcCACCAAGCAGCCAGTTATCATCTACAACAATAATGTCCTCACCCACTGAGTCACAATCTACATCTATGACAATGGCAACACCCATAAgaacaactgaatcaatggTGTCAACCTCAACAGTCACCACAAGTGGAGTTAGAAAAACTACAGCAACTGACATTGTCACGACTATCAATAACCTGACAAGTACTGAGGTATCACCCGGTTCAACTTCCACATTCCCTCCCATGagcaatcacacaaacacatctcagCTACCACCAACCAGCCAGGAATCAtctacaacaaaaatgtcctcccctACAGAGCCACATTCTACATCTGTGACAATGGCGACACCCACAAGAACAACTGAATCAGTGGTGTCAACCGcaacactcaccacaaatgaGCTTAGTAAAACTACCAACACTGATCATTCCACAAGAGCCACCAATTTACCAacaaatacagaggtttcaCCCAGTTCACCCTCCACGTCCCTGCCTTTAACCACTGATTTTAGTCAAACATCTCCTGGACTCAAATCCGAAACACCAACTAATCCAGATACAACTCAGCTTTTGCTAAGCAGCCAGGAAACATCTTCAACAAAAGTGTCCTCCcctgcagagccacagtctacatcttTTACCACTGTGACACccacaggaacaactgaatcaatggtgtcaacctcaacactcaccacaaatgaagttacTAAAAGTACCAACACTGATCGTACCACAACGTTCAGTTCCCccacaaatacagaggtttcacccagttcatcctccacattccctCCAATAAGCACTCATATGAACACAACTCAGATTCCGCTAACAAGCCaagaatcatcaacaacaataatgttctcaaccacagagccacagtctacatctgttACGACAGTGATACCCACAGGAACATCtgaatcatcagcatcatcctcAGTACTCACCACAATTGGAGTTACAGCAACTATCAACACTAATCATTCTACAACACCTAGGAATTTCCCGACAAGTACAGAGGTATCAACCAGTTTACCTTCCAGAATCCCAACAACcagcactcacacaaacacaactcagcttcCACCAAGCAGCCAGTTATCATCTACAACAATAATGTCCTCACCCACTGAGTCACAATCTACATCTGTGACAATGGTGACACccacaggaacaactgaatcaGTGGTGTCAACCAcaacactcaccacaaatgaGCTTAGTAAAACTACCAACACTGATCATTCCACAAGAGCCACCAATTTACCAacaaatacagaggtttcaCCCAGTTCACCCTCCACTTCCCTGCCTTTAACCACTGATTTTAGTCAAACATCTCCTGGACTCAAATCCGAAACACCAACTAATCCAGATACAACTCAGCTTTTGCTAAGCAGCCAGGAAACATCTTCAACAAAAGTGTCCTCCcctgcagagccacagtctacatcttTTACCACGGTGACACccacaggaacaactgaatcaaaGGTGTCAACCTCAACTCTCTTCACAAATGAAGTTACCAAGAGTACCAACTCTGATCATTCCACAACTGTCAGTTCCCccacaaatacagaggtttcacccagttcatcctccacattccctCCAATAAGCACTCATATGAACACAACTCAGATTCTCCTAACAAGCCaagaatcatcaacaacaataatgttctcaaccacagagccacagtctacatctgttACGACAGTGATACCCACAGGAACATCtgaatcatcagcatcatcctcAGTACTCACCACAATTGGAGTTACAGCAACTATCAACACTGATCATTCTACAACACCTAGGAATTTCCCGAGAAGTACAGAGGTATCAACCAGTTTACCTTCCAGAATCCCAACAACcagcactcacacaaacacaactcagcttcCACCAAGCAGCCAGTTATCATCTACAACAATAATGTCCTCACCCACTGAGTCACAATCTACATCTATGACAATGGCAACACCCATAAgaacaactgaatcaatggTGTCAACCTCAACAGTCACCACAAGTGGAGTTAGAAAAACTACAGCAACTGACATTGTCACGACTATCAATAACCTGACAAGTACTGAGGTATCACCCGGTTCAACTTCCACATTCCCTCCCATGagcaatcacacaaacacatctcagCTACCACCAACCAGCCAGGAATCAtctacaacaaaaatgtcctcccctACAGAGCCACATTCTACATCTGTGACAATGGCGACACCCACAAGAACAACTGAATCAGTGGTGTCAACCGcaacactcaccacaaatgaGCTTAGTAAAACTACCAACACTGATCATTCCACAAGAGCCACCAATTTACCAacaaatacagaggtttcaCCCAGTTCACCCTCCACGTCCCTGCCTTTAACCACTGATTTTAGTCAAACATCTCCTGGACTCAAATCCGAAACACCAACTAATCCAGATACAACTCAGCTTTTGCTAAGCAGCCAGGAAACATCTTCAACAAAAGTGTCCTCCcctgcagagccacagtctacatcttTTACCACTGTGACACccacaggaacaactgaatcaatggtgtcaacctcaacactcaccacaaatgaagttacTAAAAGTACCAACACTGATCGTACCACAACGTTCAGTTCCCccacaaatacagaggtttcacccagttcatcctccacattccctCCAATAAGCACTCATATGAACACAACTCAGATTCCGCTAACAAGCCaagaatcatcaacaacaataatgttctcaaccacagagccacagtctacatctgttACGACAGTGATACCCACAGGAACATCtgaatcatcagcatcatcctcAGTACTCACCACAATTGGAGTTACAGCAACTATCAACACTAATCATTCTACAACACCTAGGAATTTCCCGACAAGTACAGAGGTATCAACCAGTTTACCTTCCAGAATCCCAACAACcagcactcacacaaacacaactcagcttcCACCAAGCAGCCAGTTATCATCTACAACAATAATGTCCTCACCCACTGAGTCACAATCTACATCTGTGACAATGGTGACACccacaggaacaactgaatcaGTGGTGTCAACCAcaacactcaccacaaatgaGCTTAGTAAAACTACCAACACTGATCATTCCACAAGAGCCACCAATTTACCAacaaatacagaggtttcaCCCAGTTCACCCTCCACTTCCCTGCCTTTAACCACTGATTTTAGTCAAACATCTCCTGGACTCAAATCCGAAACACCAACTAATCCAGATACAACTCAGCTTTTGCTAAGCAGCCAGGAAACATCTTCAACAAAAGTGTCCTCCcctgcagagccacagtctacatcttTTACCACGGTGACACccacaggaacaactgaatcaaaGGTGTCAACCTCAACTCTCTTCACAAATGAAGTTACCAAGAGTACCAACTCTGATCATTCCACAACTGTCAGTTCCCccacaaatacagaggtttcacccagttcatcctccacattccctCCAATAAGCACTCATATGAACACAACTCAGATTCTCCTAACAAGCCaagaatcatcaacaacaataatgttctcaaccacagagccacagtctacatctgttACGACAGTGATACCCACAGGAACATCtgaatcatcagcatcatcctcAGTACTCACCACAATTGGAGGTACAGCAACTATCAACACTGATCATTCTACAACACCTAGGAATTTCCCGACAAGTACAGAGGTATCAACCAGTTTACCTTCCAGAATCCCAACAACcagcactcacacaaacacaactcagcttcCACCAAGCAGCCAGTTATCATCTACAACAATAATGTCCTCACCCACTGAGTCACAATCTACATCTATGACAATGGCAACACCCATAAgaacaactgaatcaatggTGTCAACCTCAACAGTCACCACAAGTGGAGTTAGAAAAACTACAGCAACTGACATTGTCACGACTATCAATAACCTGACAAGTACTGAGGTATCACCCGGTTCAACTTCCACATTCCCTCCCATGagcaatcacacaaacacatctcagCTACCACCAACCAGCCAGGAATCAtctacaacaaaaatgtcctcccctACAGAGCCACATTCTACATCTGTGACAATGGCGACACCCACAAGAACAACTGAATCAGTGGTGTCAACCGcaacactcaccacaaatgaGCTTAGTAAAACTACCAACACTGATCATTCCACAAGAGCCACCAATTTACCAacaaatacagaggtttcaCCCAGTTCACCCTCCACGTCCCTGCCTTTAACCACTGATTTTAGTCAAACATCTCCTGGACTCAAATCCGAAACACCAACTAATCCAGATACAACTCAGCTTTTGCTAAGCAGCCAGGAAACATCTTCAACAAAAGTGTCCTCCcctgcagagccacagtctacatcttTTACCACTGTGACACccacaggaacaactgaatcaaaGGTGTCAACCTCAACTctcaccacaaatgaagttacCAAGAGTACCAACTCTGATCATTCCACAACTGTCAGTTCCCccacaaatacagaggtttcaCCCAGTTCATCGTCCACATTCCCTCCAATAAGCACTCATATGAACACAACTCAGATTCTGCTAACAAGTCaagaatcatcaacaacaataatgttctcaaccacagagccacagtctacatctgttACGACAGTGATACCCACAGGAACATCtgaatcatcagcatcatcctcAGTACTCACCACAATTGGAGTTACAGCAACTATCAACACTGATCATTCTACAACACCTAGGAATTTCCCGACAAGTACAGAGGTATCAACCAGTTTACCTTCCAGAATCCCAACAACcagcactcacacaaacacaactcagcttcCTCCAAGCAGCCAGTTATCATCTACAACAACGTCCTCACCCACTGAGTCACAATCTACATCTGTGACAATGGCAACACCCATAAgaacaactgaatcaatggTGTCAACCTCAACAGTCACCACAAGTGGAGTTAGAAAAACTACAGCAACTGACATTGTCACGACTATCAATAACCTGACAAGTACTGAGGTATCACCCGGTTCAACGTCCACATTCCCTCCCATGagcaatcacacaaacacatctcagCTACCACCAACCAGCCAGGAATCTTCGGCAACCAAAATGTCCTCCcccacagagccacagtctacatctgtgacaatggtgacacccacaggaacaactgaatcaatgttGTCAACCTCAGcactcaccacaaatgaagttacCAAAATTACCAACACTGATCATACCACAACTTTCAGTTCCCccacaaatacagaggtttcGCCCAATTCACCCTCTTTATCCCCTACAATAGGAACTCACACGAACACAACTCAGATTCCGCCAAGCAGCCAGAAATCATCTACAACAATAATGTCCTCAACCACAGAGCCACCGTCTACACCTGTCACAATGGCGACACccacaggaacaactgaatcaatgCTGTCAACCTCAAGactcaccacaaatgaaattacTAAAGCTACCAACGTTGATCATTCCACAAGAACCATCAATTTACCAACAAATGCAGAGCTTTCACCCAGTTCACCCTCCACACTACCTCCTTTAACCACTCATTTTAGTCAAACATCTCCTGGACTCAAATCTGAAACACCAACAAATCCGGATACAACTCAGCTTTCGGTAAGCAGCCAGGAAAGATCTACAACCAAAATGTCCTCCCCTGCAGAGCCACAATCTACATTTTTTACAACGGTGGGACCCACAGgaacaactgaaacaaaacaaatagtcaCCACAAATGAAGTTCCTCAAACTGCCAACACTGATCATTCCACAACTATCAGTTCCCGCACAAATACAGGGGTTTCGCCCAATCCACCCTCTTTATCCCCTACAATaggcactcacacaaacacaactcagctaCCACCAACCAGCCAGGAATCATCTACAAAAATCTTGTCCTCACCTATAGAGCGACCGTCTTCATCTGTCACAACGGTGACACCTACAGGAAGAACTGAATCTATGCTATCAACTTCAACAGTCATTACAGGCGGAGTTAGAAAAACTACTGCAACTGACATTTTCACAACGGTCAATAACCTGACAAGTACCAAGACATCGCCCAGTTCAACCTTCACATTCCCTCCAATAAGCAATCACACAAATACAACTCAGCCACCACCAACCATCCAGGAATCATCTACAACAATAATGTCCTCacccacagagccacagtctacatTTGTTACGACAACAACACCCACAGGGACAACTGAATCATCAGCATCAACctcaacactcaccacaaaCGAAATTACAGCCACTGTCAACATTGATCATTccacaacaacaagcactttccccacaaatacagaggtttcaCCCAATTCACCCTCCTTATTCCCTTCAATAAGTACTCATACAAACACAACTCTGCTTACGCAAACAATCCAGGAATCATCCACAATACTGTACTCTCCCACAGAGCTGCAGTCTACATCTGTGACAACACCGCCACCTacaggaacaactgaatcaaCAGCATCTACCTCAACTATTACCACAAATGAAGTTACAGCCTCTATCAACACTGATTATTCCACATCAAATATCAATTTCCCGACAATTTCCAAGGTTTCATCTAATTTACCATCTACAGTCACTCCATTGATTAGTCATTTCACTCAAACATCTCCCGGACCTTCTTCCTCAACACAGAGTATGCCAGTCACTGTAACAAGCGAATCTATTAGATCATCACCATCATCCACATCTACAACTGTTTCACAACCATCAACCCTTCAGAATACAGAAACAACTGGAATGTCTGAGCAAACAGCATCAACTCAGAAAGATTCAATGACTAACTCAACCTCACCAGTAGCacagacaacaacaactgcaTCATCAGCTTCAAGTTCAGTAATTCCCTCAACTGGATTTACACTATCTACCAATTCCAACATAACCACACCTGCTGTCATTattcaaacaacaacaatatcaaCTGAGAACACAACTCGGCTTCCAATTGACAGTCAGGGAACATCAAGTGCAACCTCTACAATCTCTCCAATTACCACACTGTTGACAACCAAACAAGCACTTTCTACATCAACAAATACAGTTACACCTACAACAACAACTTTATCAACAGAGTCACATCTGCCAACTGAGTTCACCTCATCGCTGTCCACGGCTTCCAAGCACACCACACAGACAACTAATGTCATGACACAAACTTCTTTTCCACCTACACCTACTGTCAGACCACAATCAAATTCTTCAGTTACAAGTCATACACCTTCTACAGTCTCCTCGAACACAACACCTTTGACAAAACCTACTGCTGTATCCACAAGTGAAGAGACAACTAATGGAAAAACAAGTAGCAATCCACAAACATCTTTACCAATGACACAAACTTCAAAGGCTTTGACATCAGCAGAAATCATCAGCTCAAACACAGTTAAAACATCTACCATTATCCCTCTCTCAAATGCCACTGTCACTGTGACAACACCATCTACAACTCCTCAGTGCAGAGATGAGGACTGTCAGTGTAACGGGGGAGAGTGTATATTCAACA
It encodes:
- the LOC122980582 gene encoding uncharacterized protein LOC122980582, whose translation is MLKINMTFVDAYSKLNSPESLTFINTLTEELEALCKEADPLAFKKVQIKKLIPGSVVAESVAEYNYLNNETQIHYVNTELHGVLTNILNDTSNLNKISRAFGNATVQLYGLTVQSPEIKNITDLKPFVNCSRFANYTAEINNGQWQCFGPCKIYPDYCHHHGECLNDIYKGPICLETFTTSSSIESQSTSFTTVTATGTTESKVSTSTLTTNEVTKSTNSDHSTTEFPDKYRGINQFTFQNPNNQHSHKHNSASTKQPVIIYNNNVLTHRDTVYISDNGNTHRNN